The Impatiens glandulifera chromosome 8, dImpGla2.1, whole genome shotgun sequence genome includes a window with the following:
- the LOC124911558 gene encoding U-box domain-containing protein 33-like, whose amino-acid sequence MELHSSPENIGGDIDCKVYVAVGKSTAKATSILDWTFRSFPGGEICILHVHQPSPLIPTLLGKLPASQANHEVVSAYRIEEKEKSNKLLLSYLSLCRRSKVKASILQIEAAQVQNGIIDLVNKHGIKKLVMGDVPDSWMKVKRNSNKANHAAKHAPRFCQIWFIYKGKHVWTRESSSEEEAFSSTSCSLQGHQDQSEVSKKTEEESLYSHLIEIRLEIESLRMEASRERSKSKHLESEAAKSINKVKDLESACEFEINLTLEAEDAVKDSIQKQEKLVEKREDIMKKLQKTIRNVAVLDSRVQEANRRSEEATSELKVLETSIASLQREKHRIQRQRAEATRWIGLWKNGGHDNGGGSNGLLAEFSVADLQTATCNFSESFIIGEGGNGCVYKGEMLDRTVAIKMWHPRNMQGQEEFQQQVQNLGKLRHSNLVTLVGICPEAWSVVHEYLPNGNLQNLLTRKNNKTKSSLTWKVRARLVAEISSTLMFLHSESIIHGNLKPENILLDTEFTCKLCDYGICTIMREDILRCPSFGRYNEPKAGAFSHTDPEFQRTGVLTPKSDVYSFGLIVLQLLTGRSPIGLINELRKAVSTRKLASLLDMSAGEWPTFVSRRLVDLGLQFCELNSRERPMITLDLVKELQNLHTLEDRSVPSFFLCPIHKEIMYDPQVAADGFTYEGEEILTWLENGNETSPMTNLKLDHLIVTPNHSVRLAIQYWLCKP is encoded by the exons ATGGAGCTTCATTCTTCGCCGGAGAATATCGGCGGCGATATCGACTGTAAAGTATACGTAGCGGTCGGAAAATCTACGGCGAAAGCAACTTCGATTCTCGATTGGACTTTCCGAAGTTTTCCAGGCGGAGAAATTTGTATTTTACATGTTCATCAACCGTCTCCTTTAATCCCTACACTCC TAGGGAAGTTACCAGCAAGTCAAGCTAATCATGAAGTTGTATCTGCATATAGGATTGAGGAAAAGGAGAAATCGAACAAATTATTGCTCAGTTATTTATCTCTCTGCCGTCGATCTAAG GTTAAAGCAAGCATTCTTCAAATTGAAGCTGCTCAAGTTCAAAATGGAATCATAGATTTGGTGAATAAGCATGGTATCAAGAAGCTTGTTATGGGAGATGTACCAGACAG TTGGATGAAGGTGAAAAGAAACTCCAACAAGGCGAATCATGCTGCAAAACATGCTCCTCGTTTCTGTCAGATATGGTTCATCTACAAAGGGAAACATGTCTGGACAAGGGAATCATCGTCTGAAGAAGAAGCTTTTAGTAGTACAAGTTGTTCATTACAGGGTCATCAGGATCAATCTGAAGTCTCGAAgaagaccgaggaagaaagCTTGTACAGTCATCTAATAGAAATAAGGTTAGAAATCGAGTCATTAAGGATGGAAGCATCCCGAGAGAGGTCAAAGAGTAAACATTTAGAATCTGAAGCTGCTAAATCCATAAACAAGGTCAAAGATTTGGAATCTGCATgtgaatttgaaattaatctcacaTTGGAAGCAGAGGATGCAGTTAAGGATTCAATCCAGAAACAGGAGAAGCTAGTGGAAAAACGAGAagatataatgaagaaactacAGAAGACAATCCGGAATGTAGCTGTTCTAGATAGTCGTGTTCAGGAAGCAAACCGTCGGAGTGAAGAGGCTACAAGTGAATTGAAAGTTCTGGAAACTTCTATTGCAAGTTTGCAGCGCGAAAAACATAGGATTCAGCGACAAAGGGCGGAAGCGACTCGATGGATTGGTTTGTGGAAAAATGGAGGACATGACAATGGAGGAGGATCAAATGGTTTGTTAGCTGAATTTTCAGTTGCGGATTTGCAAACTGCTACTTGCAACTTCTCAGAGAGCTTTATAATTGGAGAAGGTGGAAATGGTTGTGTGTACAAAGGAGAAATGTTAGATCGAACTGTCGCGATTAAGATGTGGCATCCTCGTAATATGCAAGGCCAGGAAGAGTTTCAGCAACAG GTTCAAAATCTTGGAAAACTTCGACATTCTAATTTGGTAACTTTAGTCGGTATATGTCCTGAGGCTTGGTCCGTGGTGCACGAGTACTTGCCCAACGGAAACCTCCAGAACCTTCTGACTAGAAAGAACAACAAAACCAAATCTTCCTTAACATGGAAGGTAAGAGCTCGTCTCGTGGCCGAAATTTCAAGCACACTCATGTTCTTGCACTCGGAGAGTAtcatccatggtaatttaaAGCCCGAGAACATTCTTTTGGACACCGAATTCACTTGCAAGCTATGTGATTACGGGATTTGTACTATTATGCGAGAAGATATCCTCAGATGCCCGAGTTTTGGACGATACAATGAGCCAAAGGCGGGGGCTTTTTCCCATACAGATCCCGAATTTCAACGAACAGGGGTACTGACGCCAAAATCTGACGTGTATTCTTTCGGGCTTATTGTTCTTCAGCTCCTCACTGGGAGGAGTCCAATTGGATTGATAAACGAGTTACGAAAGGCGGTTTCAACAAGGAAATTAGCTTCTTTATTGGACATGTCTGCTGGGGAATGGCCTACGTTTGTGTCGAGAAGATTGGTTGATTTGGGATTACAGTTTTGCGAGTTGAACAGCAGGGAGAGACCAATGATTACGTTGGATTTGGTTAAGGAATTGCAGAACTTGCATACTTTGGAAGATCGATCAGTTCCTTCTTTCTTCTTATGTCCTATTCATAAG GAAATAATGTATGATCCTCAAGTGGCGGCGGATGGTTTCACCTACGAAGGAGAAGAGATACTAACGTGGTTGGAAAACGGGAATGAAACTTCACCGATGACGAATTTGAAGTTGGATCACTTGATTGTGACTCCTAACCACTCGGTTCGACTTGCAATTCAATATTGGCTATGTAAACCTTGA
- the LOC124911127 gene encoding pumilio homolog 2-like, whose translation MIDAIGQCVNILAGDEIGHKYVVEHVLEHGKPWERSKLIEQIAGNIAEITEKRFSSIIISACMVFGSLHDRHTIVNGIIGSTDENTPLQTIMLQQFGIDVIQKVVEECVVAQIDLIMSRIKIHLNALKRNSNENYVIFRNLVQARERKMVEAAEEALYLL comes from the exons ATGATTGATGCAATTGGACAATGTGTTAATATCTTGGCAGGGGATGAAATTGGCCACAAGTATGTTGTTgag CATGTGTTGGAGCATGGAAAACCTTGGGAGCGTTCGAAGCTAATTGAACAGATAGCTGGAAACATAGCTGAGATTACCGAGAAGAGGTTCTCATCCATAATCATTTCGGCTTGTATGGTTTTTGGCAGTCTTCATGATCGTCACACTATCGTAAATGGGATTATTGGATCGACGGATGAAAACACGCCACTTCAG aCAATAATGTTACAGCAATTTGGAATTGATGTTATACAGAAGGTTGTGGAAGAATGTGTTGTTGCGCAAATAGATTTGATCATGTCACGAATTAAGATTCATTTAAATGCTTTGAAGAGGAATTCGAATGAGAACTACGTTATTTTCAGGAATCTAGTTCAGGCTCGAG AACGGAAGATGGTAGAAGCAGCAGAAGAAGCTCTTTATTTACTTTAG